From a region of the Primulina eburnea isolate SZY01 chromosome 7, ASM2296580v1, whole genome shotgun sequence genome:
- the LOC140835813 gene encoding uncharacterized protein has product MTQPTTKPKIPARAYALLGNQKEEVDPTAVVEGTVTILSSSAKTLFDPGATHSFISKFFVRKLPLLFEQLPYSFEICSPLGTTMITDIIYRNCPLKFQEKEYLTDLIELPIKNYDIILGMDWFYRHQAQLNCYTKEVYLQTSHPIISKANHNMGIVSTIEARAILKNNGQGFLAYLINKPKDQLKISEISVVQEFPEVFPEEINTLPPQRDVEFSIDLIPGAQPRSKTPYRMAP; this is encoded by the coding sequence ATGACTCAACCCACAACAAAGCCAAAGATACCTGCTCGAGCCTATGCCCTCTTAGGAAACCAAAAGGAGGAAGTTGACCCCACTGCAGTCGTAGAAGGTACTGTTACCATATTATCCAGTTCTGCAAAAACTTTATTTGATCCAggagctactcattcttttatctcAAAATTTTTTGTACGTAAATTACCACTGTTATTTGAGCAGCTACCATATAGCTTCGAAATTTGCTCACCTTTAGGGACAACGATGATTACTGACATCATTTACAGAAACTGTCCCTTAAAAttccaagaaaaagaatatcTAACAGATTTGATTGAATTACCAATCAAAAACTATGATATtattcttggaatggactggttTTATAGACACCAAGCCCAGCTCAATTGCTACACAAAAGAAGTTTATCTTCAAACTTCTCATCCAATCATTTCCAAAGCTAACCATAACATGGGAATAGTATCAACCATAGAAGCTAGAGCTATACTAAAAAACAACGGACAAGGATTTCTagcttatttgataaataagccAAAAGATCAACTCAAGATCTCAGAAATCTCAGTTGTACAAGAATTTCCAGAGGTTTTTCCTGAAGAGATCAATACTTTACCTCCTCAGAGAGACGTAGAGTTTTCCATTGATCTAATACCTGGAGCACAACCCAGATCTAAAActccataccgaatggcacctTGA